One genomic segment of Pseudomonas sp. RU47 includes these proteins:
- a CDS encoding flagellar basal body rod protein FlgF: MDKYLYVAMTGASQNALAQKAHANNLANISTNGFQRDLEQARSMPVFGDSFPARAFAMSERPATDFTPGSLVQTGRDLDVAVTGNGFIAVQNPNGGESYVRTGSLNVDALGVLRAGNGMPVMGNGGPIAVPPEQQIEVGEDGTISIRAMGEGPRVMAEVDRIKLVNPDIKNMNKGLDGSIYTKDGQPAPADANVKLVSGFLESSNVNAVEEMTSVLALAKQFELHVKMMNTAKDDDQAMARVLQIS, from the coding sequence GTGGACAAGTACCTTTATGTGGCAATGACCGGCGCCAGCCAGAACGCGCTGGCGCAAAAGGCGCATGCCAACAACCTGGCGAACATCTCCACCAACGGTTTTCAGCGCGACCTGGAGCAGGCGCGTTCGATGCCGGTGTTCGGTGACAGCTTTCCGGCGCGTGCGTTTGCCATGAGCGAACGGCCCGCCACCGATTTCACGCCAGGCTCGCTGGTGCAGACCGGTCGTGACCTCGACGTCGCCGTCACCGGCAACGGTTTTATCGCCGTGCAGAACCCGAACGGCGGCGAAAGCTACGTGCGCACCGGCAGCCTCAACGTTGACGCCCTCGGCGTGCTGCGTGCCGGCAACGGTATGCCGGTCATGGGCAATGGCGGTCCGATCGCCGTGCCGCCCGAGCAGCAGATCGAAGTCGGCGAAGACGGCACCATCAGTATTCGTGCGATGGGCGAAGGCCCGCGTGTCATGGCGGAAGTCGACCGGATCAAGCTGGTCAACCCGGACATCAAGAACATGAACAAGGGCCTCGACGGCTCGATCTACACCAAGGACGGCCAGCCTGCGCCGGCCGATGCCAACGTCAAACTGGTGTCGGGTTTCCTTGAGTCGAGCAACGTCAACGCCGTTGAAGAGATGACCTCGGTGCTGGCCTTGGCCAAGCAGTTCGAGTTGCACGTCAAAATGATGAACACCGCCAAAGACGACGACCAGGCCATGGCTCGGGTCTTGCAGATCAGCTAA
- a CDS encoding flagellar basal body P-ring protein FlgI, which yields MVAALLMSAAFNAQAERLKDIASISGVRSNQLIGYGLVVGLNGTGDQTTQTPFTLQTFNNMLSQFGIKVPPGSGNVQLKNVAAVSISADLPAFAKPGQQVDITVSSIGNSKSLRGGTLLLTPLKGIDGNVYAVAQGNLVVGGFDAEGRDGSKITVNVPSAGRIPGGASVERSVPSGFNQGNSLTLNLNRSDFTTAKRIVDKINDMLGPGVAQAIDGGSIRVTAPLDPSQRVDYLSILENLEVDPGQAVAKVIINSRTGTIVIGQNVKVSPAAVTHGSLTVTITEDPIVSQPGPLSNGQTAVVPRSRVNAEQEAKPMFKFGPGTTLDEIVRAVNQVGAAPGDLMAILEALKQAGALQADLIVI from the coding sequence ATGGTGGCCGCGCTGTTGATGTCGGCGGCCTTCAATGCACAAGCCGAACGGTTGAAAGACATCGCCAGCATTTCCGGCGTGCGCTCCAACCAGTTGATCGGTTACGGCCTGGTGGTCGGGCTTAACGGCACCGGTGACCAGACGACGCAGACCCCGTTCACCCTGCAGACCTTCAACAACATGCTCTCGCAGTTCGGCATCAAGGTGCCGCCAGGATCGGGCAACGTGCAATTGAAGAACGTCGCGGCGGTGTCGATCAGTGCTGACTTGCCGGCGTTCGCCAAGCCAGGTCAGCAGGTCGATATCACGGTGTCTTCGATCGGTAACTCCAAGAGCCTGCGCGGCGGCACCTTGCTGCTGACCCCGCTCAAGGGTATCGACGGCAACGTCTACGCGGTCGCTCAGGGCAACCTTGTCGTCGGCGGTTTCGACGCCGAAGGCCGTGACGGATCGAAGATCACCGTCAACGTTCCGTCGGCCGGTCGTATCCCTGGCGGTGCCTCGGTGGAACGTTCGGTACCGAGTGGTTTCAACCAGGGCAACAGCCTGACGCTGAACCTCAACCGTTCCGACTTCACCACCGCCAAACGTATCGTCGACAAGATCAACGACATGCTCGGCCCTGGCGTCGCGCAAGCCATCGATGGCGGTTCGATCCGCGTCACCGCGCCACTCGATCCGAGCCAGCGCGTCGACTACCTGTCGATCCTGGAAAACCTCGAAGTCGATCCGGGTCAGGCGGTGGCGAAAGTCATCATCAACTCGCGTACCGGCACCATCGTCATCGGCCAGAACGTGAAAGTGTCGCCAGCCGCCGTGACCCACGGCAGCCTGACCGTGACCATCACCGAAGACCCGATCGTCAGCCAGCCCGGCCCGCTGTCCAATGGCCAGACCGCTGTTGTGCCGCGCTCGCGGGTAAATGCCGAGCAGGAAGCCAAACCGATGTTCAAGTTCGGCCCGGGCACCACCCTCGACGAGATCGTGCGTGCGGTGAACCAGGTCGGCGCGGCACCGGGTGACTTGATGGCCATCCTCGAAGCGCTGAAGCAGGCCGGTGCGTTGCAAGCCGACCTGATCGTGATCTGA
- the flgG gene encoding flagellar basal-body rod protein FlgG, with protein MLPALWVAKTGLSAQDTNLTTISNNLANVSTTGFKRDRAEFQDLLYQIKRQPGAQSTQDSELPSGLQLGTGVRIVGTQKNFTAGSLQTTEQPLDMAIDGRGFFQILQPDGTTSYTRDGTFHLDSNGQIVNASGFALEPAIVIPNDAQTFTVGRDGTVSITVAGNAASQVIGNLQTADFINPAGLQAVGNNLFLETAASGAPQVGTPGLAGFGTTLQNTLETSNVSTVEEMVNMITTQRAYEMNSKVISTADQMLSFVTQNL; from the coding sequence ATGCTTCCGGCTCTATGGGTTGCCAAAACCGGTCTGTCCGCCCAGGACACCAACCTGACCACCATTTCCAACAACCTGGCGAACGTGTCGACCACGGGTTTCAAACGTGATCGCGCCGAGTTCCAGGACTTGCTGTATCAGATCAAGCGCCAGCCAGGCGCCCAGTCGACCCAGGACAGCGAACTGCCGTCGGGTCTGCAACTGGGTACCGGTGTGCGCATCGTCGGCACCCAGAAAAACTTCACCGCCGGCAGCCTGCAAACCACTGAGCAGCCGCTGGACATGGCCATCGACGGTCGCGGTTTCTTCCAGATTCTGCAGCCGGACGGCACCACGTCCTACACCCGTGACGGTACCTTCCACCTCGACTCCAACGGCCAGATCGTCAACGCCAGCGGTTTCGCTCTGGAACCGGCCATCGTCATTCCGAACGATGCCCAGACCTTCACCGTCGGCCGTGACGGCACCGTGTCCATCACGGTTGCTGGCAACGCTGCGTCTCAGGTGATCGGCAATCTGCAGACCGCCGACTTCATCAACCCGGCCGGTCTGCAAGCCGTGGGCAACAACCTGTTCCTGGAAACTGCCGCTTCCGGCGCGCCGCAAGTCGGCACCCCGGGTCTGGCCGGTTTCGGTACGACCCTGCAGAACACTCTGGAAACCTCCAACGTCAGCACTGTTGAAGAGATGGTCAACATGATCACCACTCAGCGCGCTTACGAGATGAACTCCAAGGTGATCTCCACCGCTGACCAGATGCTCTCGTTCGTAACGCAGAATCTGTAA
- a CDS encoding amino acid aminotransferase: MHFDAIGRVPGDPILGLMEAYAQDTNPRKFDLGVGVYKDAQGLTPIPEAVKIAEARLVESQDTKTYIGGHGNPLFGKVINELVLGADSKLIAEQRAGATQTPGGTGALRLAADFIAQCLPGKGVWLSNPTWPIHETIFAAAGVKVSHYPYVGSDNRLDVEAMLAVLNEVPNGDVVLLHACCHNPTGFDLSHDDWQRVLEVVRKRNLLPLIDFAYQGFGDGLEQDAWSTRLFAAEVPELLITSSCSKNFGLYRDRTGALIVCAKSADKLIDIRSQLANIARNLWSTPPDHGAAVVATILADPELKTRWADEVEAMRLRIAQLRSGLVEALEPHGLRERFAHIGVQRGMFSYTGLSPEQVKQLREHHSVYMVSSGRANVAGIDATRLALLADAIASVCK; the protein is encoded by the coding sequence ATGCACTTCGACGCCATCGGCCGGGTACCCGGCGACCCGATCCTCGGCTTGATGGAGGCGTATGCGCAGGACACTAACCCGCGCAAATTCGACCTGGGCGTTGGCGTCTACAAGGACGCCCAGGGCCTGACGCCGATCCCGGAAGCGGTGAAAATTGCTGAAGCACGATTGGTCGAAAGCCAGGACACCAAGACCTACATCGGCGGCCACGGCAACCCGCTGTTCGGCAAAGTCATCAATGAGCTGGTGCTCGGCGCCGACTCGAAGCTGATCGCCGAACAACGTGCCGGCGCGACTCAGACCCCGGGCGGCACCGGTGCCCTGCGTCTGGCGGCTGACTTCATCGCTCAGTGCCTGCCGGGCAAAGGCGTGTGGCTGAGCAACCCGACCTGGCCGATCCACGAAACCATTTTCGCCGCGGCCGGGGTCAAGGTCAGTCACTACCCGTACGTGGGCAGTGACAACCGCCTCGACGTCGAAGCCATGCTTGCCGTGCTCAATGAAGTGCCGAACGGTGATGTTGTGTTGCTGCACGCGTGCTGCCACAACCCGACCGGTTTTGACTTGAGCCATGACGACTGGCAGCGCGTGCTCGAAGTGGTGCGCAAGCGCAATCTGCTGCCGCTGATCGACTTTGCCTACCAGGGTTTTGGCGATGGTCTGGAACAGGATGCTTGGTCGACACGCTTGTTCGCGGCCGAGGTGCCTGAGCTGCTGATTACCAGTTCCTGCTCGAAGAACTTCGGTCTGTACCGCGATCGAACCGGTGCGCTGATCGTCTGCGCGAAAAGCGCCGACAAGCTCATCGACATCCGCAGCCAACTGGCCAATATCGCCCGTAACCTGTGGTCGACGCCGCCGGATCACGGTGCGGCGGTGGTCGCAACGATCCTCGCCGACCCAGAGCTGAAAACGCGCTGGGCCGATGAAGTGGAAGCCATGCGTCTGCGTATTGCGCAACTGCGCAGCGGTCTGGTCGAAGCCCTGGAGCCGCATGGCCTGCGCGAGCGCTTTGCGCACATTGGCGTGCAACGCGGGATGTTCTCTTACACCGGCCTGTCGCCGGAGCAAGTGAAACAACTGCGCGAGCATCACAGCGTGTACATGGTCAGCTCAGGCCGGGCGAACGTTGCCGGTATCGACGCTACGCGCCTCGCGCTGCTGGCCGACGCCATCGCCAGCGTCTGCAAGTAA
- a CDS encoding MFS transporter, whose protein sequence is MPEPQRPLAVTLQVVSIVLFTFIGYLNIGIPLAVLPGYVHSDLGFGAVIAGLVISVQYLATLLSRPYAGKIIDNQGSKRAVMIGLAGCGLSGVFMLISAWTPNLPMLSLISLLIGRLVLGSAESLVGSGSIGWGIGRVGAANTAKVISWNGIASYGALAVGAPFGVWLVAQLGLWSMGVSIILLAALGLLLAWPKTPAPIVAGERLPFMHVLGKVFPHGCGLALGSIGFGTIATFITLYYATQHWDNAVLCLSLFGASFIGARLLFGNLINRLGGFRVAIACLSVETLGLLLLWLAPDAHWALAGAALSGFGFSLVFPALGVEAVNLVPASSRGAAVGAYSLFIDLSLGITGPLAGAIAAGFGFASIFLFAALASLSGLALSVYLYKHTAKYRED, encoded by the coding sequence ATGCCAGAACCCCAGCGTCCCCTGGCGGTCACGCTGCAAGTCGTCTCCATCGTGCTCTTCACCTTTATCGGTTATCTGAACATCGGTATTCCGCTCGCGGTATTGCCGGGTTACGTCCACAGCGATCTGGGCTTTGGCGCAGTGATCGCTGGCCTGGTGATCAGCGTGCAATACCTCGCCACCCTGCTCAGCCGCCCGTATGCCGGCAAGATCATCGACAACCAGGGCAGCAAGCGCGCGGTGATGATTGGCCTCGCCGGGTGCGGCTTGAGCGGTGTGTTCATGCTGATTTCGGCGTGGACACCAAACCTGCCGATGCTTAGTTTGATCAGTCTGCTGATCGGTCGACTGGTATTGGGCAGCGCGGAAAGCCTCGTGGGCTCCGGCTCGATTGGCTGGGGCATTGGCCGCGTTGGCGCGGCAAACACCGCCAAGGTGATTTCCTGGAACGGCATCGCCAGTTATGGCGCACTGGCGGTCGGCGCGCCGTTCGGCGTGTGGCTGGTCGCCCAGTTGGGTTTGTGGAGCATGGGCGTCAGCATCATTCTGTTGGCCGCGCTCGGCCTTCTGCTCGCCTGGCCAAAAACCCCGGCACCGATTGTCGCCGGCGAACGCCTGCCGTTCATGCATGTGCTCGGCAAAGTGTTTCCCCACGGTTGCGGTCTGGCGCTGGGCTCGATCGGTTTTGGCACCATCGCCACCTTCATCACCCTGTATTACGCCACCCAGCATTGGGACAACGCGGTGTTGTGCCTGAGCCTGTTCGGGGCCAGCTTCATCGGCGCGCGCCTGCTGTTCGGCAACCTGATCAACCGTCTCGGCGGCTTTCGCGTGGCGATTGCCTGTCTGTCGGTGGAAACCCTTGGCCTGCTGCTGTTGTGGCTCGCGCCGGACGCGCATTGGGCGTTGGCCGGCGCGGCGTTGAGCGGGTTTGGTTTCTCGCTGGTATTTCCGGCGCTGGGTGTGGAAGCGGTGAATCTGGTGCCGGCGTCCAGCCGTGGCGCAGCGGTTGGCGCCTATTCGCTGTTCATTGATTTGTCGCTGGGGATCACCGGGCCACTGGCCGGGGCGATTGCGGCAGGTTTCGGTTTCGCCTCGATCTTCCTGTTCGCCGCCCTCGCCTCGCTAAGTGGATTGGCGCTGAGCGTGTATCTGTACAAGCACACCGCCAAGTACCGCGAAGACTAG
- a CDS encoding 4a-hydroxytetrahydrobiopterin dehydratase: MSTLNQAHCEACRADAPQVSDEELPILIKQIPDWNIEVRDSIMQLEKVFLFKNFKHALAFTNAVGEISEAEGHHPGLLTEWGKVTVTWWSHSIKGLHRNDFIMAARTDEVAKTAEGRK; encoded by the coding sequence ATGTCCACTTTGAACCAAGCCCACTGCGAAGCCTGCCGCGCCGATGCGCCACAAGTCAGCGACGAAGAACTGCCGATCCTGATCAAGCAGATCCCTGACTGGAACATCGAAGTACGCGACAGCATCATGCAGTTGGAAAAGGTCTTCCTGTTCAAGAACTTCAAACACGCGCTGGCCTTCACCAACGCTGTCGGTGAAATCTCCGAAGCCGAAGGTCACCACCCGGGCCTGCTGACCGAGTGGGGCAAAGTCACCGTGACCTGGTGGAGCCACTCGATCAAAGGCCTGCACCGCAACGACTTCATCATGGCCGCGCGCACTGACGAAGTGGCCAAGACTGCAGAAGGACGCAAGTAA
- a CDS encoding queuosine precursor transporter: MDCSVEMENSKYKLLGFENGKSLAVIMVIATGKIIKIKLSEVLNSEIMDNLNKIEVKNLYKKFYSQGGALTAYEINDRHESSWMIYIILNLMLFTLYIFTSIAATKPIYLEYFDIVVTPGTFLYPLTFLIVDLLNETFGLRLARKAILFAFISNAAIIILLAITTHLPGLPGWKLDGAYNDVISQLSAVLVASSISFLVSENINSYLLCKIKELTNSRFLFLRVFLSTLFAVIIDSFLFCYIAFYGTMENSAILGMIYVQIAIKVGFAFFNILPAYGARSLFKKYLTGAQTQ, from the coding sequence ATGGATTGCAGTGTTGAAATGGAAAACAGCAAGTACAAGTTGCTGGGATTCGAGAATGGAAAAAGCCTGGCCGTCATCATGGTCATCGCGACAGGCAAAATAATTAAAATAAAGCTAAGTGAAGTGTTGAATAGTGAGATTATGGATAATCTGAACAAGATCGAAGTGAAAAACCTCTACAAGAAGTTTTACTCGCAGGGTGGAGCACTCACCGCTTACGAAATAAATGACCGGCATGAGAGTTCCTGGATGATCTACATCATCCTGAACCTGATGCTGTTCACGCTTTACATTTTCACCAGTATTGCTGCGACAAAACCGATCTACCTCGAGTATTTCGATATTGTCGTCACGCCGGGTACCTTCCTCTATCCGCTGACGTTTCTGATCGTCGACTTGCTCAACGAAACGTTTGGCCTGAGGCTCGCGCGAAAAGCGATCCTGTTCGCATTCATCAGTAATGCCGCGATTATCATTCTGCTGGCCATCACTACCCATCTTCCGGGACTGCCGGGCTGGAAACTCGATGGGGCTTACAATGATGTTATCAGTCAGTTGTCCGCAGTCCTGGTAGCGTCTTCTATATCCTTTCTGGTTTCCGAGAACATAAATTCATATCTGTTGTGCAAGATCAAGGAACTCACGAATTCCAGATTCCTGTTTTTGCGAGTGTTTTTAAGCACACTGTTTGCCGTGATCATCGACAGTTTTCTTTTCTGCTACATCGCTTTCTACGGGACGATGGAAAATAGCGCGATACTGGGCATGATCTACGTTCAGATCGCAATCAAAGTGGGTTTCGCATTCTTTAATATTTTGCCTGCGTACGGGGCAAGGTCTTTGTTCAAGAAATATCTGACGGGTGCGCAGACGCAGTAA
- a CDS encoding sigma-54-dependent transcriptional regulator, with protein sequence MRIKVHCQNRIGILRDILNLLVAYGINVARGEVGGEHGNAIYLHCPNLINIQFQALRPKFEAIAGVFGVKRVGLMPSERRHMELNALLGALEFPVLSIDMGGSIVAANRAAAQLLGVRVDEVPGIPLSRYAEDFDLPELVRANKSRINGMRVKVKGDIFLADIAPLQSEHDDSEAMAGAVLTLHRADRVGERIYNVRKQELRGFDSIFQSSKVMAAVVREARRMAPLDAPLLIEGETGTGKELLARACHLASPRGQSPLMALNCAGLPESMAETELFGYGPGAFEGARAEGKLGLLELTAGGTLFLDGVGEMSPRLQVKLLRFLQDGCFRRVGSDEEVYLDVRVICATQVDLSELCARGEFRQDLYHRLNVLSLHIPPLRECLDGLTPLVEHFLDQASRQIGCSLPKLAPAAMDRLSHYHWPGNVRQLENVLFQAVSLCEGGTVKAEHIRLPDYGVRQPLGDFSLEGGLDEIVGRFEKAVLERLYSEHPSSRQLGKRLGVSHTTIANKLREYEVGKESGST encoded by the coding sequence ATGCGCATCAAAGTCCACTGCCAGAACCGCATCGGCATCCTGCGCGACATCCTCAACCTGCTGGTCGCCTACGGGATCAACGTGGCGCGCGGTGAGGTCGGTGGCGAGCATGGCAATGCGATCTACCTGCACTGTCCGAACCTGATCAATATTCAGTTTCAAGCGCTGCGCCCGAAGTTCGAGGCGATCGCCGGGGTGTTCGGCGTCAAGCGGGTAGGGCTGATGCCCAGCGAGCGGCGGCACATGGAGTTGAACGCCTTGCTCGGCGCGCTGGAGTTTCCGGTGCTGTCGATCGACATGGGCGGCTCGATCGTCGCGGCCAACCGCGCGGCGGCGCAGTTGCTCGGTGTGCGCGTTGATGAGGTGCCGGGGATTCCACTGTCGCGCTATGCCGAAGATTTCGACTTGCCGGAACTGGTGCGCGCGAATAAATCGCGAATCAACGGCATGCGGGTCAAGGTCAAGGGCGACATCTTTCTGGCCGACATCGCGCCGCTGCAATCGGAGCATGACGACAGCGAAGCCATGGCCGGCGCGGTGCTGACCTTGCATCGCGCCGACCGCGTTGGCGAGCGCATCTATAACGTGCGTAAGCAGGAGCTGCGGGGCTTCGACAGCATCTTCCAGAGTTCGAAAGTGATGGCCGCCGTCGTGCGTGAAGCGCGGCGTATGGCCCCGCTCGATGCGCCGCTATTGATTGAAGGCGAAACCGGCACCGGTAAGGAGTTGCTGGCGCGTGCCTGCCACCTCGCCAGTCCGCGTGGGCAGTCGCCGCTGATGGCGCTCAACTGCGCCGGCCTGCCCGAGTCGATGGCCGAGACCGAGCTGTTCGGCTACGGCCCCGGCGCCTTTGAAGGTGCGCGGGCCGAAGGCAAGCTCGGGCTGCTGGAGTTGACGGCGGGCGGCACATTGTTTCTCGACGGCGTCGGTGAAATGAGCCCGCGCTTGCAGGTGAAGTTGCTGCGCTTTCTGCAGGACGGTTGCTTCCGCCGGGTCGGTAGTGATGAAGAGGTTTATCTGGATGTGCGGGTGATCTGCGCCACCCAGGTGGACTTGTCGGAACTGTGCGCGCGGGGTGAGTTTCGCCAGGATTTGTACCACCGCTTGAACGTGCTCTCGCTGCACATCCCGCCGCTGCGTGAATGCCTCGACGGACTGACGCCGCTGGTCGAACACTTTCTCGACCAGGCCAGTCGGCAGATCGGTTGCTCTCTGCCGAAACTGGCACCGGCGGCGATGGATCGACTCAGTCATTACCACTGGCCGGGCAACGTGCGGCAACTGGAGAACGTGCTGTTCCAGGCGGTTTCGCTGTGCGAGGGCGGCACGGTGAAGGCCGAGCATATTCGTCTGCCGGATTACGGCGTGCGTCAGCCGCTTGGCGATTTCTCGCTGGAGGGTGGGCTGGACGAGATTGTCGGGCGCTTCGAGAAAGCGGTGCTGGAGCGGTTGTATTCCGAGCATCCGAGCAGTCGGCAGTTGGGTAAGCGTTTGGGGGTTTCGCATACCACCATTGCCAACAAGCTGCGTGAATACGAAGTCGGCAAAGAGTCGGGCAGCACGTGA
- the flgH gene encoding flagellar basal body L-ring protein FlgH, with the protein MNRFVSVLALSGVVSLAGCVAPTPKPNDPYYAPVLPRTPLPAAANNGSIYQAGFEQNLYSDRKAFRVGDIITITLNERTQASKNANSQMDKNSDNKVGLTSLFGSSLTTNNPIGGNDLSLNAGYSADRSTKGDAKSGQSNSLTGSITVTVADVLPNGIIAVRGEKWLTLNTGDELVRIAGLVRADDIATDNTVSSTRVADARITYSGTGAFADTSQPGWFDRFFLSPLFPF; encoded by the coding sequence ATGAATCGCTTTGTATCTGTTCTGGCATTGAGTGGGGTCGTCTCGCTCGCGGGCTGCGTCGCCCCGACGCCCAAGCCCAATGACCCTTACTACGCCCCGGTGTTGCCGCGCACGCCGTTGCCGGCTGCCGCCAATAATGGCTCGATCTATCAGGCCGGCTTCGAGCAGAACCTGTACAGCGACCGCAAGGCTTTCCGGGTCGGTGACATCATCACCATCACCCTGAACGAGCGCACGCAGGCGAGCAAGAACGCCAACTCGCAGATGGACAAGAACAGCGACAACAAGGTCGGTCTGACCTCGTTGTTCGGCTCCAGCCTGACCACTAACAATCCGATTGGGGGCAACGACCTGAGTCTGAACGCCGGCTATAGCGCCGACCGTTCGACCAAGGGCGACGCCAAGTCCGGGCAGAGCAACAGCCTGACCGGTTCGATCACCGTGACCGTCGCTGACGTGCTGCCCAACGGCATCATCGCCGTGCGCGGCGAGAAGTGGCTGACACTGAACACCGGTGACGAACTGGTGCGCATCGCCGGTCTGGTGCGCGCCGATGACATCGCCACGGACAACACCGTGTCGTCGACCCGGGTCGCCGATGCACGCATCACCTACTCGGGTACCGGCGCGTTTGCCGATACGAGTCAGCCAGGCTGGTTCGACCGTTTCTTCCTCAGCCCGCTGTTCCCTTTCTAG
- the phhA gene encoding phenylalanine 4-monooxygenase, producing the protein MKQTQYVAREPDAQGFIDYPAEEHAVWNTLITRQLKVIEGRACQEYLDGIEKLGLPHDRIPQLGEINKVLGETTGWQVARVPALIPFQTFFELLASKQFPVATFIRTREELDYLQEPDIFHEIFGHCPLLTNPYFAEFTHTYGKLGLQATKEERVYLARLYWMTIEFGLVDTPQGKRIYGGGILSSPKETVYSLSDEPEHQAFDPLEAMRTPYRIDILQPLYFVLPNLKRLFDVAHEDIMAMVRQGMQLGLHAPKFPPKPKAA; encoded by the coding sequence ATGAAGCAGACGCAATACGTGGCCCGCGAGCCCGATGCGCAAGGTTTTATCGACTACCCCGCCGAAGAACACGCGGTGTGGAACACGCTGATCACTCGCCAATTGAAAGTGATCGAAGGGCGTGCCTGCCAGGAGTACCTGGACGGTATCGAAAAACTCGGTCTGCCCCACGACCGCATTCCGCAACTCGGCGAGATCAACAAGGTGCTCGGCGAGACCACCGGTTGGCAGGTTGCTCGTGTTCCGGCGCTGATTCCCTTTCAGACCTTTTTCGAACTGCTGGCCAGCAAGCAATTTCCGGTGGCTACGTTTATTCGTACCCGCGAAGAGCTGGACTACCTGCAAGAGCCGGATATTTTCCACGAGATCTTTGGTCACTGCCCGCTGCTGACCAACCCGTATTTCGCCGAATTCACCCACACCTACGGCAAGCTCGGCTTGCAGGCGACCAAGGAAGAACGCGTGTACCTGGCGCGTCTGTACTGGATGACCATCGAGTTCGGCCTGGTCGACACCCCGCAAGGCAAGCGCATCTACGGCGGCGGCATTCTGTCCTCACCGAAAGAAACCGTTTACTCGCTGTCGGACGAGCCTGAGCATCAAGCCTTCGATCCGCTCGAAGCCATGCGCACGCCGTATCGCATCGACATCCTGCAACCGCTGTACTTTGTTCTGCCGAACCTCAAGCGTCTATTCGACGTGGCTCATGAAGACATCATGGCCATGGTTCGCCAAGGCATGCAGCTGGGTCTGCACGCACCGAAATTTCCGCCGAAACCCAAAGCCGCGTGA
- the arfB gene encoding alternative ribosome rescue aminoacyl-tRNA hydrolase ArfB, with translation MLVISNNVHLPDAEIELTAIRAQGAGGQNVNKVSSAMHLRFDIPASSLPEFYKERLLALRDSRITSDGVLIIKAQQYRTQEANRADALERLVELILSATKVEKKRRPTKPTLGSKKRRLESKTKRGSIKAGRGKVDF, from the coding sequence ATGCTGGTGATTTCCAACAACGTGCATCTGCCGGATGCCGAGATCGAACTGACGGCCATTCGCGCACAAGGCGCCGGTGGGCAGAACGTCAACAAGGTCTCCAGCGCCATGCACCTGCGCTTCGACATTCCAGCCTCGTCGTTGCCCGAGTTCTACAAGGAGCGGCTGCTGGCGCTGCGCGACAGTCGCATCACCAGCGATGGCGTGTTGATCATCAAGGCCCAGCAATACCGCACGCAGGAAGCCAATCGCGCCGATGCGCTGGAGCGTCTGGTCGAGCTGATTCTCAGCGCCACCAAAGTCGAAAAGAAACGCCGTCCGACCAAGCCGACCCTCGGCTCAAAGAAGCGTCGGCTCGAATCGAAAACCAAGCGCGGTAGCATCAAGGCCGGGCGCGGCAAGGTGGATTTCTAG
- the queC gene encoding 7-cyano-7-deazaguanine synthase QueC — translation MSNKAVIVFSGGQDSTTCLIHALTHYDEVHCITFDYGQRHHAEIEVAQQLSKKLGVTVHKTLDVSLLNELAISSLTRDNIPVPTVNSSGESLPSTFVPGRNILFLTLASIYAYQVQAKTVITGVCETDFSGYPDCRDEFVKALNKALESGMDYKLQLDTPLMWLNKAETWALADYHNQLELVREETLTCYNGIKGVGCSDCDACHLRAKGLNEFLNNKLQVTQSLKEKLGLK, via the coding sequence ATGAGCAACAAGGCAGTTATCGTGTTTAGTGGTGGCCAGGACTCTACGACTTGCCTGATCCATGCACTGACCCACTACGATGAAGTCCACTGCATTACCTTTGATTATGGTCAGCGTCACCACGCGGAAATTGAAGTTGCGCAGCAACTTTCCAAAAAACTCGGCGTGACCGTGCATAAAACGCTGGATGTGTCCTTGCTCAACGAGCTAGCCATCAGCAGTCTGACGCGCGACAACATTCCGGTCCCGACCGTTAACAGCTCCGGCGAGAGCCTGCCAAGCACCTTCGTCCCGGGGCGTAACATTCTTTTTCTGACCCTGGCCTCTATCTATGCCTATCAAGTCCAGGCTAAAACGGTCATTACCGGTGTTTGTGAAACCGACTTCTCAGGCTACCCCGATTGCCGGGATGAGTTCGTCAAGGCTCTGAATAAAGCCCTTGAATCAGGCATGGACTATAAGCTGCAACTTGATACGCCATTGATGTGGCTGAACAAGGCAGAGACCTGGGCCTTGGCTGATTACCACAATCAACTGGAACTGGTTCGCGAAGAGACTTTGACTTGCTACAACGGCATCAAAGGCGTTGGATGTTCCGATTGCGATGCCTGCCATCTTCGTGCAAAAGGCTTGAATGAGTTCCTGAACAATAAATTGCAGGTCACTCAAAGCTTGAAAGAGAAACTCGGCTTAAAGTAA